One Sediminibacillus dalangtanensis genomic region harbors:
- a CDS encoding methyl-accepting chemotaxis protein, which produces MTTNRKKEKNTGRFFSKTLQRQILIPLITLILAAGAAIGYISYTFSASLTTDELTNSIESQTNVLNESFETFFRGQEQLINHYAEQNEFTHFDEQRSNMMDALTNISSSNEAISTAYLGTEKEGEMLTAPALDLSDDYDPRTRPWYQEATENIGKVIWTEPYIDADTGELIVSAAKAVEAGTGAVGVLSIDINMQSVLDMISTVEIGESGYAAIMDKSGKFVVHPNEAYIGEDMSGESFYQQIIEQNNSSGAVDFSWDGGDKTAGYTLNDRLNWIILGTVDKAELAKKSQPILIPIAISILVVLLLSALLTWIIAGRITRPIKTLREKMKTVEEGDLSVELTHDSTNEIGQLSQSINEMKESLRSIIRNVTEATTAVSGQSSQLTRSAEEVKEGSQQIASTMQELTSGAETQANSSTELSEMMTDFMAKINQAHENGEQIAGTSDDVLQMTQNGSSMMEKSVSQMKNIEGIVKEAVTKVQGLDSQSQQISKLINVINDIAEQTNLLSLNAAIEAARAGEHGKGFAVVANEVRKLAEQVSNSVGDITDIVGNIQHESSSVAASLESGYKEVEEGSRQIGATGETFSDIDQSVRNMVERIQHISTNLRDIAENSNSMNESIQEIAAVSEESAAGIEQASASAQQSTSAMEEVSENAGELSRLAEELEEQTAKYKA; this is translated from the coding sequence ATGACCACGAACAGAAAAAAAGAAAAAAACACTGGTCGCTTTTTCTCTAAAACCTTACAGCGGCAAATCCTGATTCCGCTGATCACCTTGATATTGGCCGCCGGTGCCGCGATCGGGTATATCAGCTACACCTTCAGTGCATCCTTGACCACTGATGAACTGACCAACAGTATCGAGAGCCAGACAAACGTGTTAAATGAATCGTTTGAAACATTTTTCCGCGGCCAGGAACAACTCATCAATCATTATGCTGAACAAAACGAATTTACCCATTTTGACGAGCAACGCAGTAACATGATGGACGCTTTAACGAATATTTCTTCTTCTAATGAAGCGATTTCTACAGCGTACCTTGGTACCGAAAAAGAGGGGGAAATGCTGACCGCCCCAGCACTGGACTTGTCGGATGATTATGATCCCAGGACCCGCCCCTGGTACCAGGAAGCGACCGAGAATATCGGGAAGGTCATTTGGACAGAGCCATATATTGATGCCGATACCGGAGAGTTGATTGTCAGCGCGGCAAAAGCGGTGGAAGCTGGTACGGGGGCTGTCGGCGTTTTGTCAATCGATATCAATATGCAGTCAGTCCTTGACATGATAAGCACAGTGGAAATCGGCGAGTCCGGTTATGCAGCGATCATGGATAAATCCGGAAAATTCGTCGTTCATCCAAATGAAGCATATATCGGCGAAGATATGTCTGGAGAATCCTTCTATCAACAAATCATCGAGCAAAACAACAGTTCCGGTGCGGTTGACTTTTCATGGGACGGCGGGGATAAAACGGCAGGATATACCTTAAATGACCGGTTGAATTGGATCATTCTCGGCACAGTGGACAAGGCTGAATTAGCGAAGAAATCCCAGCCGATTCTCATACCAATCGCCATCAGCATACTTGTTGTCTTACTGCTCTCCGCACTTCTTACTTGGATAATCGCCGGTCGAATTACCCGTCCGATTAAAACCTTACGGGAAAAAATGAAGACCGTCGAGGAGGGCGACTTATCTGTAGAACTTACTCATGATAGCACCAATGAAATCGGACAGCTGTCCCAATCAATCAATGAGATGAAAGAGAGCCTCCGTTCGATTATCCGCAATGTAACTGAAGCCACCACTGCGGTTTCCGGTCAAAGCTCCCAGTTGACCAGATCAGCAGAAGAAGTCAAGGAAGGGAGCCAGCAGATCGCTTCCACGATGCAGGAATTAACCTCGGGAGCTGAAACACAGGCCAACAGTTCTACCGAGTTATCGGAAATGATGACGGATTTCATGGCCAAAATCAACCAGGCTCATGAAAATGGCGAGCAAATCGCCGGTACCTCTGATGATGTCTTGCAGATGACGCAAAACGGAAGCTCCATGATGGAAAAATCGGTCAGCCAGATGAAAAACATCGAAGGCATCGTCAAGGAGGCTGTAACAAAAGTGCAAGGACTGGACTCCCAGTCCCAGCAAATCTCCAAGCTGATCAATGTGATCAACGATATTGCAGAACAAACCAACTTGTTGTCCTTGAATGCTGCTATCGAAGCAGCGCGTGCCGGAGAGCACGGCAAAGGATTTGCCGTTGTTGCAAATGAAGTGCGCAAGCTGGCCGAACAAGTCTCTAACTCTGTAGGTGATATTACGGATATAGTCGGCAACATCCAGCATGAATCCAGCAGCGTGGCAGCCTCGTTGGAATCGGGATATAAGGAAGTCGAAGAAGGATCTCGTCAAATCGGGGCTACTGGAGAAACGTTTAGCGATATCGATCAATCTGTCAGAAATATGGTGGAAAGAATCCAGCATATTTCCACAAACCTTCGTGACATTGCCGAAAACAGCAACAGCATGAATGAATCGATTCAGGAAATCGCAGCAGTGTCAGAAGAATCGGCAGCAGGCATCGAACAGGCATCAGCTTCTGCCCAGCAATCAACCAGTGCGATGGAGGAAGTCTCCGAAAACGCCGGGGAACTTTCCCGTCTTGCAGAGGAATTGGAGGAGCAGACAGCGAAATATAAGGCGTGA
- a CDS encoding VOC family protein, with the protein MEFKEFGLILFVEEYEKCIHFYRNVIKLPIRNRKETLVTFDLPNGYLMVEQGGIGSLQEKQRKQNPTVIRFDVESLTTAVEKLENRGAVFLNRTLQFDWGTIAVLLDPDGNRIELGEINHSSGSFKPNSD; encoded by the coding sequence ATGGAATTTAAAGAATTTGGATTGATACTGTTTGTGGAAGAGTACGAAAAATGCATCCACTTTTATAGGAATGTTATAAAATTACCCATAAGAAATAGAAAAGAAACACTGGTGACCTTTGATTTACCAAATGGTTACTTAATGGTAGAGCAAGGCGGGATTGGCTCCCTTCAAGAAAAGCAAAGAAAACAAAATCCTACTGTTATCCGTTTTGATGTAGAGTCATTAACTACTGCAGTAGAAAAGTTAGAGAACCGTGGCGCTGTATTCTTGAACAGGACTTTACAATTTGATTGGGGTACTATTGCCGTTTTATTGGACCCTGATGGAAACAGGATTGAATTAGGCGAAATAAATCATTCAAGTGGCTCATTTAAACCAAATAGTGATTAA
- a CDS encoding PTS fructose transporter subunit IIABC, which yields MKLLAITSCPNGIAHTYMAAENLQKAADELGVDIKVETQGSIGVENEFSEQDIAEADGIIIAADKTVEKDRFSGKKLLVVGVQEGIRQPKQLINKVMSGDVPVYQGQADTKRANSQKKKDKENPIYRHLMNGVSYMIPFIVVGGLLIAIALSLGGQQTPEGIQIPEGSFWKTIESIGGASFTFMVPILAGFIAFSIADRPGLAPGIIGGYIAANGSFYNSEAGAGFLGGIIAGFLAGYVALWIKKLKVPKAVQPIMPIIIIPVFSALIVGLAFVFIIGGPVAQVFESLTSWLAGMQGTSSILLALILGAMISFDMGGPVNKVAFLFGSAMIGEGNYEIMGPIAAAIAIPPIGLGLATFLFKQKFQKTEIETGKASFTMGLFGITEGAIPFAAQDPLRVIPSIMVGSMAGSVIAMLGNVGDRVAHGGPIVGVLGAVDNVIMFFIAIIVGAIVTALMIKLIKKDVPDQLAPVGGEEDVYAEDATEQLSMDNQQTTTETADTEEPGARSLDEINKLTDITSPELIDIDLQGNTQDEVMDELIGKLDANGLLTSAQELKQKIIEREQESTTGIGMNIAIPHGKSNAVKRPSVVFGMKPDGVDWNSMDGTTAKLIFLIAVPEQAEGNAHLKILQMLSRKLMDENYREQLLQVQTKEEAYKLLQKVQ from the coding sequence ATGAAATTGTTAGCGATTACTTCGTGCCCCAATGGCATAGCCCATACGTACATGGCAGCAGAAAATCTGCAAAAAGCTGCCGATGAATTGGGTGTAGACATCAAAGTGGAAACACAAGGTTCCATTGGGGTGGAAAATGAATTTAGCGAACAGGACATAGCAGAGGCAGATGGCATCATCATCGCCGCAGACAAGACAGTAGAAAAAGATCGGTTCTCCGGAAAAAAATTGCTGGTGGTAGGCGTGCAGGAAGGAATACGCCAGCCGAAGCAGTTGATCAACAAGGTCATGAGCGGAGATGTGCCGGTGTATCAGGGACAAGCCGATACAAAAAGGGCAAATTCTCAGAAAAAAAAGGATAAAGAAAATCCGATTTACCGCCATTTGATGAACGGTGTTTCCTATATGATTCCGTTTATCGTCGTCGGTGGTCTGTTGATTGCAATTGCTCTGTCGTTGGGCGGACAGCAGACGCCGGAGGGCATCCAGATACCGGAAGGATCGTTCTGGAAAACGATTGAAAGCATCGGTGGCGCCTCCTTTACATTCATGGTACCGATATTGGCCGGCTTCATTGCGTTCAGTATAGCGGATCGTCCCGGTCTGGCACCTGGTATCATCGGTGGTTATATTGCAGCTAATGGCAGTTTTTACAATAGTGAAGCGGGTGCCGGTTTTCTCGGCGGTATCATTGCCGGCTTCCTGGCAGGATATGTAGCGCTATGGATTAAAAAACTGAAAGTGCCGAAAGCAGTCCAGCCAATTATGCCGATTATCATCATACCGGTCTTTTCAGCACTTATTGTAGGTCTGGCATTTGTATTCATTATTGGCGGACCGGTAGCACAAGTATTTGAATCACTGACCTCTTGGCTGGCAGGCATGCAGGGAACAAGTTCCATTCTGTTGGCACTGATTTTAGGTGCGATGATCTCATTCGATATGGGTGGACCTGTAAACAAAGTGGCATTTTTATTCGGTTCAGCCATGATCGGGGAAGGCAACTATGAAATCATGGGGCCGATTGCCGCAGCGATCGCCATCCCGCCAATCGGGCTTGGCCTGGCTACCTTCCTGTTCAAGCAGAAGTTCCAAAAAACCGAAATTGAAACAGGAAAGGCTTCCTTTACGATGGGATTGTTTGGCATAACAGAGGGCGCGATACCATTTGCCGCTCAAGATCCGCTGCGTGTCATCCCGAGTATCATGGTCGGTTCGATGGCAGGTTCCGTCATTGCGATGCTTGGCAATGTAGGGGATAGGGTTGCCCATGGCGGGCCGATCGTCGGGGTCCTCGGCGCAGTGGATAATGTCATCATGTTTTTCATCGCCATCATCGTTGGGGCGATTGTGACAGCATTGATGATTAAGCTGATCAAAAAAGACGTGCCGGACCAGCTGGCGCCGGTTGGCGGTGAAGAGGATGTTTATGCAGAAGATGCAACTGAGCAATTATCGATGGATAATCAGCAAACAACAACAGAAACGGCTGACACAGAAGAGCCTGGTGCAAGATCACTTGATGAGATCAACAAGCTGACCGATATCACGAGTCCCGAGTTGATCGATATCGATTTACAGGGAAATACCCAGGATGAAGTGATGGATGAGCTGATCGGGAAATTGGATGCCAATGGCTTACTGACTTCAGCACAAGAACTCAAGCAGAAAATCATCGAACGGGAACAAGAGAGTACAACCGGAATCGGCATGAACATCGCCATCCCGCACGGGAAATCCAATGCCGTTAAACGACCAAGTGTCGTATTCGGGATGAAACCGGACGGTGTCGATTGGAACAGCATGGATGGCACGACTGCCAAGCTGATTTTCCTGATTGCCGTACCGGAGCAAGCAGAAGGGAATGCCCATCTAAAAATCTTGCAGATGCTGTCCCGCAAACTGATGGATGAAAACTATCGCGAGCAGCTGCTGCAAGTACAGACGAAAGAAGAAGCTTACAAGTTGCTCCAAAAGGTGCAATAA
- a CDS encoding BglG family transcription antiterminator, with product MNDRQTGLLRFLLTRENNYIQVDTLAQHFHCSEKTIRNDLKHLEQFLFEHSEGRLEKKPGLGVFVKVDEPDKSRLFDQLQSMQPIERKTDRDRRMEIAYELLVKAKPLTTGELADKYFLNKGTIRKDLDKIRDWLRKMNVSVISKQKVGHSVEGEEKNIRLALSELSRLGSQGAMPIAAFMETMFASADIRLVKKELDDLQIRHKLSFTDETFDRLTIHVLIMIKRVKTRQPISVSTKEKQMLHDKEELEWAAEFLEKMASVFAVRFPEDEMYYLAFHILGAKLRYQTVPGGQADATWTSQVPMVNELVEKLTARMSEVTMIDFADDDQLKEDLILHLSSTVNRITYGLPVKNPMLQEIKQMYPYMFDMVIYIVEDIHDYFDFSLPEEEAAYLTIHFQTSIERLRNQRVEKLQAIVVCHMGVGVSQLLRTKLEGKFPEIEVVDSVAKYNVKQYLADHPVDFIVSTVPVEKTGIPAIQISPLMDGHEIDKLASFIGKLQSGSGTKQAVTVPGSHLAELMDPSLVFLQVEREHRYEVIELLANRLFEQGYVDKKYTHRAINREQLSDTNIGAGIAIPHGSPDLIKTPAIAAATLKEPLEWGDSRASLVFMLAVPNDHPAVREVFKELSDLTEQPGRVERLLGESDVQQFISFI from the coding sequence ATGAATGATCGACAAACCGGGCTGTTGCGGTTTCTGCTTACCCGGGAAAATAATTATATTCAAGTAGATACACTGGCCCAGCACTTCCATTGCTCCGAGAAAACGATTCGCAATGATTTAAAGCATTTGGAACAATTTCTGTTCGAACATTCCGAGGGGCGTTTAGAAAAAAAGCCTGGCTTAGGGGTGTTTGTGAAGGTTGACGAGCCGGATAAGTCACGTCTGTTTGACCAGTTACAATCGATGCAGCCAATAGAGCGGAAAACGGATAGAGACCGCAGGATGGAAATTGCGTACGAGTTGTTGGTAAAAGCAAAGCCGCTGACCACCGGAGAGCTTGCCGATAAATATTTTTTGAATAAAGGTACCATTCGAAAAGACCTGGATAAAATTCGTGATTGGCTGAGGAAAATGAATGTCTCCGTCATCTCCAAGCAAAAAGTGGGGCATTCCGTCGAGGGGGAGGAGAAAAATATTCGGCTGGCCCTCTCAGAATTGTCACGGCTCGGCAGCCAGGGAGCGATGCCAATTGCGGCGTTTATGGAAACGATGTTCGCCAGTGCCGATATCCGGCTGGTAAAAAAGGAACTTGATGACTTACAAATAAGACATAAGCTGTCTTTCACGGATGAGACGTTCGACCGCCTGACCATTCACGTGCTAATTATGATTAAACGAGTGAAAACCAGACAGCCGATTTCCGTTTCAACGAAAGAGAAACAGATGCTGCATGATAAGGAAGAGCTTGAATGGGCAGCTGAATTTCTTGAAAAGATGGCAAGTGTTTTTGCCGTCCGGTTTCCGGAAGACGAAATGTATTATCTCGCTTTTCATATTCTCGGGGCCAAGCTCCGTTATCAAACAGTACCCGGAGGTCAGGCAGATGCTACATGGACAAGCCAGGTGCCGATGGTGAACGAGCTGGTCGAAAAGCTGACAGCACGGATGTCCGAAGTGACGATGATCGATTTTGCCGATGATGATCAACTGAAAGAAGATCTTATTCTGCATCTCTCTTCTACTGTCAACCGGATTACGTATGGACTGCCTGTCAAAAATCCGATGCTTCAGGAAATTAAACAGATGTACCCATACATGTTTGATATGGTGATTTATATCGTGGAGGATATCCATGATTACTTCGATTTTTCTTTACCGGAAGAGGAAGCCGCCTACTTGACGATTCACTTTCAAACATCGATCGAACGGCTCCGTAACCAGCGGGTGGAAAAACTTCAGGCAATCGTAGTCTGCCATATGGGGGTGGGAGTATCCCAGTTGTTGCGGACGAAGCTGGAAGGAAAGTTTCCGGAAATCGAAGTTGTTGATAGTGTCGCGAAATACAACGTAAAACAATACCTTGCCGACCATCCAGTCGACTTTATCGTATCCACTGTACCAGTCGAGAAAACCGGTATCCCGGCGATCCAAATTTCCCCGTTGATGGATGGGCATGAAATAGACAAGCTTGCTTCCTTTATCGGGAAACTGCAGTCCGGATCGGGAACCAAGCAGGCCGTGACTGTACCGGGTTCTCATCTTGCGGAATTGATGGATCCATCTCTTGTGTTTCTGCAAGTGGAAAGGGAACACCGCTATGAAGTGATCGAGCTGTTGGCCAATCGGTTGTTCGAACAAGGTTATGTCGATAAGAAGTATACCCACAGGGCGATCAACCGGGAACAGCTTTCTGATACGAATATCGGGGCGGGCATTGCCATTCCGCATGGAAGTCCTGACTTGATCAAAACCCCGGCGATTGCTGCTGCAACGCTAAAAGAGCCGCTGGAGTGGGGAGATAGCAGGGCTTCACTCGTGTTCATGCTGGCAGTGCCCAATGATCATCCAGCCGTCCGCGAGGTCTTTAAGGAGTTGTCTGATCTTACTGAACAGCCTGGCAGAGTGGAACGGTTGTTAGGAGAAAGTGATGTGCAGCAGTTTATTAGCTTTATATAA
- a CDS encoding 3-dehydroquinate synthase II, whose protein sequence is MEESAKTTYVEVVEIKQVGEGMRVCVDFIDSLQEEEGLYIGNTGHGYLKVLSENRQSEGYPPRPFRINCGGFHQYLYQEKASQYLQEIKSGESLTVSSPQGSRSISIGRVKIERRPFIRVTCQSDEGIIVSATLQSSTSVYVQEEEKGAVSVLDLKKRDRIAGRMDKPGRHLGKKIDEFIEER, encoded by the coding sequence GTGGAGGAAAGCGCTAAGACAACCTATGTAGAAGTCGTGGAAATCAAACAAGTGGGGGAAGGGATGCGGGTCTGTGTCGACTTTATCGATAGCCTGCAAGAGGAGGAAGGTCTTTATATCGGCAATACTGGCCATGGTTATCTCAAAGTCTTGTCAGAAAACAGACAATCGGAAGGGTACCCGCCACGACCATTCCGGATAAATTGTGGGGGATTTCATCAATATTTGTACCAGGAAAAGGCAAGCCAATACTTGCAGGAAATCAAATCAGGAGAATCCCTTACCGTGAGTAGTCCCCAGGGAAGTCGGTCGATCTCGATCGGACGCGTGAAAATAGAAAGACGTCCGTTCATACGCGTCACTTGTCAAAGTGATGAAGGTATTATCGTATCGGCTACTTTACAGTCTTCTACTAGCGTATATGTACAGGAGGAGGAAAAAGGTGCTGTTTCTGTTCTGGATTTGAAAAAAAGAGACAGAATTGCCGGGAGGATGGATAAGCCAGGCAGGCACCTCGGGAAGAAAATCGACGAATTCATTGAGGAAAGATAA
- a CDS encoding DMT family transporter, translating into MRVIVVGLLAALFFSVTFILNRSMELEGGSWVWSASLRFFFMLPMLWAIVGFQGKIKPVLIHLKNHPTAWIVWSSVGFGLFYAPIAFATVYGPGWLVAATFQLTIIAGSLLVPFLDKGTEIKQSIPVKSVLISAIILGGVILMQLEHASAVPLASVWLCTIPLILSAFSYPLGNRKMMQVVGNELNTFQRILGMTIASMPFWLVLSVYGTVAHGAPSSSQLVQTFIVAVSSGIIATGLFFYATNLVKHDNQKLAGVEATQSGEVVFALIGEIIFLHAAMPSLLSFAGVFLVIGGMVLHSLNSGIQEKEEFQEISNAK; encoded by the coding sequence ATGCGAGTGATTGTGGTCGGACTATTAGCGGCACTTTTTTTCTCTGTCACCTTTATCCTGAACCGGTCAATGGAGCTGGAAGGCGGAAGCTGGGTATGGAGCGCTTCTTTACGATTCTTCTTTATGCTCCCGATGTTATGGGCAATCGTCGGCTTCCAAGGAAAAATCAAGCCCGTATTGATCCATCTGAAAAACCATCCAACAGCCTGGATTGTCTGGAGCTCCGTTGGATTCGGATTATTCTATGCTCCGATTGCTTTTGCCACCGTATATGGTCCAGGGTGGCTGGTCGCAGCAACCTTTCAGCTGACGATCATTGCCGGTTCCCTGCTCGTCCCATTTCTTGATAAAGGGACGGAGATAAAGCAATCCATCCCGGTAAAAAGCGTCCTCATTTCCGCCATTATTCTGGGCGGTGTTATCCTGATGCAGCTTGAACACGCTTCAGCAGTGCCCCTGGCAAGTGTCTGGTTATGTACAATCCCGTTAATTCTTTCCGCTTTCAGTTATCCTTTAGGAAACCGGAAAATGATGCAGGTCGTCGGCAACGAGCTCAATACGTTTCAGCGGATACTCGGCATGACCATCGCCAGCATGCCGTTTTGGCTGGTCCTGTCCGTCTACGGTACTGTAGCGCACGGCGCACCTTCTTCCAGTCAGCTTGTCCAGACATTCATCGTCGCTGTTTCGTCCGGCATCATCGCTACTGGTCTATTTTTCTACGCTACCAATCTTGTTAAACACGACAATCAAAAATTGGCCGGCGTCGAGGCCACTCAATCTGGAGAGGTAGTGTTTGCCTTGATCGGGGAAATCATCTTTCTTCATGCAGCAATGCCAAGCCTGCTTTCTTTCGCCGGAGTTTTTCTCGTGATTGGCGGAATGGTGTTGCACAGCCTTAACAGCGGGATACAGGAGAAAGAAGAATTTCAAGAGATTTCCAACGCAAAATGA